Part of the Primulina huaijiensis isolate GDHJ02 chromosome 15, ASM1229523v2, whole genome shotgun sequence genome is shown below.
ATTTTTTATTCAGTAAATTCTAGAAAATGGAAGAAACTAGGAGCTTTGTTTACCACTTTGCGATGCATTCAAAACAGTAACGTTTCATGTTGCAATTTGAGCAGATGACAACACCTTTTTTATCACTTTTCAAGCATTGGTGACACATTGACTTCCGCTGCTTCTTCCGTATGGTAGATCCCTGGAAAAATAGTTATCAAACAACAACAGTTCAATTCAGGTGCAAAAAGGGAAGAATCTGGCATAACCCAGATTAATTTTGAAAACCCTCAACCTTTTGGCAAATATTAAAAACTTTTGGCAAATTAATGGTTTCAATCCTCAACAAAAGTTAAGAATCGGAATCAAAGACATGTTCAAGAATTTGAAAGTTACAAGATGGCTAAATATAAAAACCCCATAGTGACATGATGCAGTGAATGATAAACACCAACATGAATTCCATTAAAAGCAGATAAGAAAATCATATGCgagcaaatacaaaaaaaataatcgatTAAAAAAAGAGCACCAATGAAGGATTTAGCATGGTAAAGTTAAGATTTGTCCTTTTCATTTAAATCAACATTCCTTCTATATTTACCAAAAAACAGTCATGCCTTGCAAGCTGCATTTATGCCAGACATTTGATTCCCCCACTCAGCGAGACAACAAACAAACAATATCAATTTGACTGAGTTCCACCTGGTGAAACAGTGGGCCTACATGCAAAAGATAAGGAATCATTTATAAACTAAAATACATGCATTACATCATGTCACTGCGAATTTAAGCTCTTTCGATGGTTAGATTTAGTTTCACAAAAGGCACTCCGTGACAGTCACTTTATCACATTTAACGCTGAGAACATGAATGTCTAATTGTTTCTCAGACATGACATTTGAACACTGAGGTCATAAACTCAACATAGAAACGTTTGACTTTGAATGAACTAATTACTGCTTCATTGTCTTACATCACCAAattttcatgaacatttcaatttaaatttgaccatGCTTAAACAAGCCTTATGATATCAGCAATGCAGAAGAGCCAGGTAGGTTCTCAGAAAAAATAGCTACCAAGTTGACTGGCTTAAAAGAACAGTGAGACATATAAATGTTTGTCCGCATTAAAAATTTCCCCTTGATAGACTCAATAATAATGATTATCTACTTGGGAACCACTATCCTAATCCGAATTTGGTAATAAAGGCAAGGTTGGTTATAATGCTATTAATTCAACACCTCCAATTAGGATCAAATGTGGAGAAGAAACTCACCGACTTTCCCAAACTTGATGGCACTTTTGTTTTCACATTCCAATAATTGGGCATTTTCtctcccatgaatacagattcATAGCCCTCATTGATGTTTAACGTCAAAGGCTTACCACTGCGTCTGTTTTGAGCCCTAACATATTCTCCAGAACTAACCATCCAtgcttttctttttaaaccatTTGGCTCGCACTCATCCTTCTCCGTAACGCTTTTGTATATACTCTCACTACCAAGATTCACCCGATCTCTCTCTGCAACAAGTGTTTCCTTATTCTTCAACCCCTGATGTCGCCCTCGTCTGTCCTTTTTAACGAGTTCAGCCCCAGGCTTGATACTAGGAGCAACGTCAACTGTTTTTTCGCTATCCTTTTCAACTGCAATGCTctgtttcatattttttgaacCTTTCGCCCAACCTTTGGAATCTTTACTCTTATTAATCGCATTCCCATCTCCATCAACTGCAAAATAATCACCTAAGATCCCCCTGAGTTCATCagacatgatatttttttctttattcgaGTTCTTTCCTTTATCAAGTCTCACTTCACCAACACCATAGTGAACTCCAATGTTAACCGTGCCATGGTCAATTTCAGATGTGCGTGCTGCTTTTCTTCTGTCATTTGAGTAATTAGGCGCCTCTAGTCCATTCTTTTTTCCAAGATGCTCAATATCTCCATCAGTGAtactactttttatttttttctgtaGCTCGCAGATAGCCAAATGTGACTTCTGGTTCTTGTAACCTGTGGGCATTTTTAGACAATCAATATTCTTCACGATCTCATTTCCATCAAAATTGTTCTGAGAGGTAGCATCGAGCATTCCATGATTCTTCTCAACATCTGTCCCATGTAAgattttctttttattcttgGAACCCTTTGGCCTCCCTTGGGCTCTCTTCCTCTTTACAATTTGATGTTCGATGCCAGTAACTCTGGTGTCCAACCCCATCGACCATCCAATCCCACACTTATTCACAATCATATCCCAACCTTCGCTGCCCAGACCACTAAACTCAGGGATTCTAATACTCCCATCGTAGCCAATATTTCTAATGAAATCCTTATCCAATAACCCGAAACCTTGAAATTTATCCCTATTGCCAACTGGCTGCATCATCCCAGAAGTACCGAAAACTTGCTCACTTCCGCTAACTCCGACTGTTCCAACATCTTCCTTCTTCACATCAAACCCTGCACCAGTTGTTCTGCTAACATCACGCCCCATATGCACAAAGACGCCTTCATCCTTAATGACCATTTTTGTCCTACCTTTTGAACCCTTTGGTCTTCCCCTCTTCTTTTCCTTTACAACAGGACCTTCATTGCTGACATCTTTCCCCGCCTGCAGAGCATCAATTTCATGGCCGACGGCACTTTTAGGCTTGTTTTTTGAACCTTTGGGTCTCCCTAACTTTTTCACCTTGACAACACCACCTACCTGGCCGCTGACATTAGCTTCCTCCTTCAAAGCCTCAACTAAATTCGGAACAGAGACTTTTTTCCTAAATTTCAAACCTTTGGGCCTCCGTTTCTTCTTTCCAGCACCAACATCTCCACCTTCAACGCCACTAGACCCAACAATATCTAAAGCTTCCCCTCTTTCAATGGCTTCAACTTTCTTCACAACAGCCTCCTCGCTACGTTTAATGGCAGTGCCACCAACAGCCCCCATTTGCACCGCAACAATTTCatttccaccaccaccaccaccaccacctccattTTCCTCGGCAATCTCCGCCCCTTGGCCTCCACTAGTTCCACTGCCGCAAATAATTCTCGCTCCATTTCCAACAGGATCACCAGCTTGGTCTTCCTGGGACTTTCCACTAGTCCCGCTGCCGCAAATAATCAAGTCTTCCTCCATCTTAATTCCCGCTCCATTTCCAACAGGATCACCAGCTTCGCCTTCCAATTTTCCACTAGTTCCACTGCCGCAAATAATCAAGTCTTCCTCCGTCTTAATTCCCGCTTCATTTCCAACAGGATCACCAGCTTTCCCTTCCAGGGACTTTCCGCTCAAAGCCTGCAACTTCCATCCCCTCAAACCGCTTGCACCATCCCTCCCGCATATTAACTTCTCATCATCACCACCTGCCGCCGCTTCCATaaatttcaactctttcaacgAAAATCAAATCAACCCTAAAAAACCCTCCTTCTGAAAACCTCAAAACCGGGAATATATATCCCATCATCGGGCGAAAAAGGCTACTTCATCATTAGCGGTTCAAAATTTAATGCCACTTGCGCGTGAGTAATTGAGTTGCCAATTGTAATCTAGCAGCCTACCAGTACCCTTTCTCGAGTAATTCAAGAACAATCTTCCGCTGGAGTACTTTATTCTGACTTCGAAAATTCAAAAGCTCAACAGCGCTCCATTTTTGTGTCCATTATTGTTATTTCTTTTTTCGGGTTTCCGTTTCAGACGCCCGAAGAAAGAGTCCGATTCATTGAAGCAGTCTGACTTTTCAGAGTGAAAGTGCGAGAATAGTTAGGATTGTATGGAATTGCATGGAACGAGGCTACACAGACAGATAAATGTGGTTTTGGTTTTATGAAGTTTAACTCGTGGTGGGACCCACCAATAAatatactatttttttaataaaaaaaatacttgtttaTCATGTTTCACGTGCACTAAAATTTCTATAAAACCAATGCTTGTATATAGAATGttgtatataatttatttgatttatatttaaatgatgatcaaaatatataactaattagatattatattataattttgatatatgaattaaaaataaataaatagaaaaaaaaaccaaaaaataaggGTGTCAAAATACAACACGatccgtcaacccgacacgatccaacacgaaaaaaatcaggttcgagTTGGGgcttttcgggttcgggttgggtagGTTCGggttagtaaatatacttttaattttctacaattaaactttcaaatttaaatcggaaattttgttattatgtgtttaaattaaaatattattactttttattttttcgaatttttttcattaattttttaaaaaaaataaaaaaaataaataaatttcggaTTAGGCGGGTGAGGCAGGTTGATTCGgattagacgggttcgtgttcgggttgggggttttcgggttgcttcgggttcgggttgggttcgggttgaaaaaaaattcgCGGGTTGACTCGAAATCCGACCCACCCGACCTGATTGACACCCCtaccaaaaaataaattgaacctacaacttgatatttaaaaaacaaagacACTTGCattaaattttaacattttattaatatatataattattaaaacagaccgtgacattaaaaattaattactttaaagatctcaaacttaataatatagtatagatgtAAATGTTACTGAAGTTTTAACACATGGATATGGTTTGCCAACTTGTTACTTAATTAAACAGCCAACTATAAATTTTTAGTggaaaaaataagaaattatatgtatTATGCTATTATCATTTCGTTCACAACAATTCGGAAATAAGGTTCTcaaattaaatttcataaatgAAATGATCCGACAGTGTGATTTATGGGGGAAAAGAGTTCCAAACAATAAACACTTAAATCATGTGTAGGATCATCTTCTCTCTATCTTGTGTACAAGTTATTTTGTTTGATGTAATCAATTACTTTATCCGCTGTCAAATACTTCACCGACTGCACTCTTGAAATGCAATCCCTGGGAATGGAAACTCGTTTAGTGTAAACTCGAATNTATAAAAGAAGATTGATGCATGCATGTTCAGAGTGGGATTTTTTACCTCAGTCTTGTCGAACTGATCCTATTCGGTACTACTTCATCAACGATCTTGATATTATCCTGCAATGGATTACAAGATACAGAgaaactttcaaggcttttgacTTCTTTGTTCCAAAGCAATTTTGGATTGACTAGAAGACACGAGAAAAAGGATTACCTTGaattcattcaaaatatcatcattcAATATGATATTGTCGACGTCTTGGCCATCTCTACAAATGCAAACCAATCCAAAGTCTCTACATATAGTTTTAATCTGAGAATAAAACAATGTGCATTGCAGAACTGAGCAAAATGAAAGTTCTAACAATTTGCTTTTACGAATTATTTTAGACATGCACATTTTCTTCCTCTACTCGAGCGTATTGCACAACTTTACCTGTTCACGAATCCAAACTCCAGGAATGGTGAAAGATTCTAATAGATCAGAACCACAAAGAAGCATGACTTTGAGAGACTCTACGAAGATAAGACAATTTCATTAACTTGACATGTAAAAGAGTTATAATGTCTGTATGgaagatttttctttttttacatCAGAAAGCAAACTTGTAGAACAgtaaaattctttaaaaaaaaaacatatcttTGTTTTacattcagaataatatttttgactttGATAGATTCTACGAAGAGACAATTTCACTAATTTGACATGTAAAAGAGATATACAAATGATAATTTTATAATGTCTGTAAGGAAGATTTAGCGCAAAAGGAAATCAGTTTACCATGGGGTACACATCCGCTCTCGCATAGAGAAGTCCTAACTCTAGACAAAACTGTCAATGTGCGCTGGTAGGTATCCTGACTTGCCTATTGCAGATGGAAATAGTAAAAAAGACAGAAAAGTCTGTTCATGtgcaatgtgtgtgtgtgtgtgaagtgAGAGAGATACCTCCCATGAATCCACCATAATAAAGTTGGAACTTCTACAAACGAGATCACACATGGTAAGCAACTGATATGTACAAGACCCTGAAATTTAGGTTAGAACATAAGCAACTGATATGTACAAAATCCTGCTGCATATATCCATACACCCATGGCAAGCAAgcataaaaaatcattaaaaaattaaaataaaaaataagttgaagTTGCTCTACTCTGAAACATTTTGATCATAGAGTTGATGAAGTATTTGAAGAGTTTAAAAAGCCAAAAGGTCGAtaaaggaaaaaattaaaacagCACGGATTTACTGATCAAACAAGTAAAAACCGTTTCCACCGTTCTTATCAGGGAACCAGCCATGTGCCATTATACATGTTATTTCTCAAATATCCTCAGCAACTGATAATCTGATAACACCTTTTCTTTGGTGTTTTTTTCATCTTAACAATTAACATCTTCATTAGTGTTAAAAATTATTCTAAGAATGGTAAGTCGCCCAAGCTGTACTTTCTTTGATGCAAATCAGGGAATGGGTATCCATGTACCCCATGGCACATGCTCGATACCTACCTTCTTTTTGTATGCATCATTTACAGGTGAGATATAACCACCAATGACACAAAGCCCTTGCGAATTTAATGCGTCTCTTGCAAGCTCTGACAAAAAATACAAGAATTGTTGGCAAAACTTCATCAAAATATGCAACGAGCGATAACAATTAGCACAACTACCAATTTCACCAGAACAACACGCATGAACATGTATTCCATCGCAACTAACCCAAACTATAGGAGCACTTCTACTagtaggaaaaaaaaagaaataaaggcaagaaacaATAGATAAAACTGAGATCCGAACAACACTAGAATTTATCATCACTGGATAAAGGTGGGGTATGAACAAAACAAGATTTTATCATTGATAATGAGATGTCTTACCAAAACAACGCAAATGCATGAATGTGGGAGGATTGAAACTTCCAGTTGCTACCAGTACCACATAAACATTTCTCCTGAGACAAATAGTTCAATTTTTAAGAAGACATAACCAGAGGAAAAACAACCACAGGGGAGCTAGGATTGATATACCCATATTTtttaactaaataaattatcaaaatggAATATACGAAAAGGCAGAATCGGTATGCAAGTCAATAAACTAAATTTAGCTGAACTAAATTCTTGATTCAGAAACAGAAAAATTATAATAGGGAAAAATAAGAAACAAATTTTCATTATaagaaacaaattaaaataagtgACAAAAAGCCGAGCGACAAACTTACTGTGTCTCAGAACTAGATAAACCATCTTGATTGATGGATTTCAAGGTTAATTTATCCCGCGGTAGAGCTACATCTATTGCAGCAAAGGAAATAATAAATCACAAAGCAAAAACAATAGAAGAATTTAGGGAAAAAAAGACAAACTCTACATATTTAACATTCGCTATCTGCAAGATATTGAATTTACCCGGATCAAGAGCTGAAAACAAACGGGGGCTAGAAGACACTAATGATTGTGACTCCTCCTCTGCAACGTCATACGATGCCGAGATGCGTTCAACGCTTTCCATTTCAGTTGTTGCCTTTTTTAACACAGAAATATCACAGACTGGAACTTTTCCGAATATATGAAATGCCCACTTCGAAAATTGACaaatttggtaaaaaaaaattcgagatTATCACAATTAAAAATTCAACCTTTAGCAGATGATAATAAAAAAGTGGCAGGATGAATTTTCCCAAGCTCTATACAATAAGGTTTAACAAATAGCTATTGGCCGCCGGCTGGTAGAATCTTAAGCAAACCAAAAATGTCTTTAAAATTGGTGCTTAATTCTTTTACAATCGATTTTTCAACAAtccaacaataaataaatatgtctctataaaacatatattttggCACGGACGTTTTGGCTGGAAATTGTATTTTTAGCTTAATTatgataatttggaagaagtTATATTTCACATAACATTTGATAGCACTATGAATCACTTTAAATAACCCCTTTGCCGAAATTTgagtaattaaataattacGGTGATATAATTAGATGCAGATCTTACTATACAGTCGAAAGATGCAGTAGTGAACGTCATTACTAATGAAGTTGTTTATATGAAAAGATTTGTTTGCTTGACGTTCTATttactgaaaaataaattaaacttcGTTTTTTCAAAGCAATTGCAATGAAATGTTTGGACGTGCAAGTATACCAACAGCTAACGCGTCACAGTAAGTTTAGGACACAAGAAAATTGACACTGATCTCCTTAGATTAACATGAAGTGAATGCAGAATCAATCTGAGTATTCGGCTATCCAAGAAACTCACATAACCAAAAACTGAAGTTTGATAGCCCCAACAAAGCTAAGGTGTCGCACGGTACCAGAGCATCAACATTGTTATCGATTAACAATAAGAAGGATAACGTCCAAGTTCCAACTTTAAGCTGCTGGAAAAATTTCGAAGTGAGCCAGAAATGTATCTCTTGACCATCTCCAGTCACGGATTGTTTCGCTAATGATTAATGAAGATGCATGCTAGGGCAATATTTCTAACTTCACTCGTATAAATTTTACGCATGGAATCCATGGAAAAATGCATTAAGGGCTTCGATGGAATCAAAACATTGCCTTGAAGTGAATAACCTATCTTGGACACTATATAAGGATCTAGATGAAATGGCTATTTTAAAAGTCTTGGCAATAATAAATCAAGAAGTAAGCAAAAAACAAGTGACATTTAGTCCATTTTcgtcatgatgcataaacctTAACAATAACCAAACACATCACCTAGACTAAGATTCAAAAAACACTGAAACTCCGAAGAGCCGAGTTAATTGCATTTCTAGACGAACATACGAATTCGACTCCAACAATGAAACCACTAAAAAGCCATAGGTAAGACTcagacaaataaaaataaacaatataaaaaccAATTCATTGCACACCAACAAAGTTCAAGAAAATATACAGAATCCACCGCCTTGCATATGAATTCTATACAACACCTACTATACACACTGAAGAAGCCTTCAACACAAAATGTTTACAACAACAGCATAAATCAACTTGTCATGTGCTATCACACAGATTTGATTGtcattggtaaaaaaaaaaaaatcaactttaCCAGCAAACGCTAAAAAACCACATTTTGCGGTCGATTTGCATCAAAATCTGCCAATGCATCTTATCTGTGTAACACAAAaacaagacaaaaaaaaaacctttgaTGTTTTTCCAAATTTGTTCAGCTGTCAGCGGTCAACGCATTTAAACCCACTGCAAACCCACAACCAGACTGCAAACAAGATGGTGCAAATGATCAGATCTAGGGACAAAACAATCCAAACTTGCTTTTTCCAAACATTCTTTGCCTTGTGATGGTTGTGGAGCCCCAATAATTCTGTAGAATACACTCCATTCTTGTGCATAACAAGAGAAAATTCTCGGCCAGATCCTATCCCATgattttcattttcttcacaaactcGGTTTTCTCCTTTTTCGGTGTTCATTCTTCCGTTTTCCTTGAATTCTCCGAACCACTTTTTCTTGATCATCTTGAACCTCATGGCAGCATCCGAATTATGTCTTCCCACCGAACGGGACCCCGACCACAACATCCTGTTTGGATTCATTCTCATCCCCCTGGGAGACCCAAAGCCCTCCACTTCTGTGCCGAGAGCAGGACCTAGAAGTTGATGGAAAACCGGGTTAAATTCACCTTGAAAACAATGTGAGCTCAAATGCTCCAACCTCTTTTTCCCCGGATCCCCGTTAATAACGTCCTCAAAAGACTCTCTCACGCTTTTCAAAAATGCCAAACCTTCCGAATTCTCCAATTTCACATCGAAAATGGCGAAATAAACAAAAGGTTCCTCAATCAAGAAAGAGTAGGTGCGGGAGCGGACGGTGTGGGAGAAGGTGGAATGAAAAGCCGGAGTCTTTTCCAAACATTTCGCGGCAAGAGCACCTAGGGTCTCGTCCCTGGAATTGAACTCCGCCAAAACGGTGGTGCCCTTCGCAATGCAGGAGTAGTGTAGCACATCCGGATGCAGCACCATCGTACAAAACCAATGCAACCCttaatacccaaaaaaaaaaaattaaattcttatTTCGTAATCCCCTTTTCGTTTCTATTCCTTCAAAAGGAAAACCCAATTGGATGGTTGCTTCAAGTACGTATACAATTGTGGGTATATCGAATCGACCCCTTTGAGCTCGGGCAACATGCGGAAACGGCGTCGAAAACGCCGAAAGAAACAACTCTAGGGATTGGGAGAAGCCGCTTCAGCCGCCGGAAAAGGAGAAGAAGCCTCGAACAACTTCTCCATTGGCAGGTGTGGGCTGGTGGGGACGGTGCGATCTTATCAGTAATTATTTTtctcttattttaattaaaatatgtttttgtaattatctttaaatttattcaaagcaatccataaattttttaatttacattaatttatttatttctaataacAATATATTATATGAAAACAAATGGATATAACTTCGAAGAGTACCTGAGTTTGGTCCACCATACTCCATAACAACCGGATTGATCGTGAGTTATTACAtaatttgtatttgaatatttaatttaagctaATAAAATAAGAATTGATATGATATCTTAAACAAATACAACTTCAAAACTAAAGAAAGACCACGAGAAACttgaagaaataaaatatcaacattATTATGTATATACAAATCAGTAGGAGTTTAAATATCatggaattttaaaataaaatatgttggaaatttgtAACAAAATTATGAAAATGCTTTGTCGGTAGGCAAAGTCAGTTGTGCATTAAATGCACAAGGCTGGCACCAAAATTTGAAACGGAATAGGTACGCGGTTTCACAcggtcaaggggctctataaatagagctccccttTCATTCTGAAagcatcccttcttcgagttttctctcatcttataagcatttgagtgcttagttctataatatttgtgaggtgttttgttctcctgtattaagagagtgtgttctctttggaaacacagtgagtgagttgtacaccacaaaatattatagtggaaattcttttcatcttgcccgtggtttttcgTCTAATaattttaggggttttccacgtaaatctcggtgtccagtttattctttattttcgggttttattatctcaaattaccgcaagtggtatcagagcctggtttaaaatttcttaaaattctgagtatgctctgtggttgcagtctagactgatcttccacatcagaaaagattttttgagatttattatttaaggcgggattattttgtccagtctactaaaatttttgtagacataatggcgggacggtacgagatagcaaagttcaacggaagcaattttatgctgtgaaaaataaagata
Proteins encoded:
- the LOC140959427 gene encoding nicotinamide/nicotinic acid mononucleotide adenylyltransferase-like: MESVERISASYDVAEEESQSLVSSSPRLFSALDPDVALPRDKLTLKSINQDGLSSSETQRNVYVVLVATGSFNPPTFMHLRCFELARDALNSQGLCVIGGYISPVNDAYKKKGLVHISCLPCVISFVEVPTLLWWIHGRQVRIPTSCLIFVESLKVMLLCGSDLLESFTIPGVWIREQIKTICRDFGLVCICRDGQDVDNIILNDDILNEFKDNIKIVDEVVPNRISSTRLRDCISRVQSVKYLTADKVIDYIKQNNLYTR
- the LOC140960532 gene encoding phytolongin Phyl2.2-like — translated: MVLHPDVLHYSCIAKGTTVLAEFNSRDETLGALAAKCLEKTPAFHSTFSHTVRSRTYSFLIEEPFVYFAIFDVKLENSEGLAFLKSVRESFEDVINGDPGKKRLEHLSSHCFQGEFNPVFHQLLGPALGTEVEGFGSPRGMRMNPNRMLWSGSRSVGRHNSDAAMRFKMIKKKWFGEFKENGRMNTEKGENRVCEENENHGIGSGREFSLVMHKNGVYSTELLGLHNHHKAKNVWKKQVWIVLSLDLIICTILFAVWLWVCSGFKCVDR